From Panicum hallii strain FIL2 chromosome 2, PHallii_v3.1, whole genome shotgun sequence, a single genomic window includes:
- the LOC112882794 gene encoding uncharacterized protein LOC112882794, which produces MRAKLATGSGKMKWMLQRRQAPVTAVHIGITSQKQYHGREAGHELPVWRNQWSAAHLFPEVLAKPLAADEVAPTHTTSTHVCIYIARSAQSSTNTDDVLEELFKFKPHSRKGNGVDSERRRTGRMRFAVANKAYMAVTLGAAIELKEQVAKPCSSAAKRRAAPVLAAEAGRVDGGAEESLRMVMYLSCWGPS; this is translated from the coding sequence ATGCGAGCCAAACTAGCGACAGGTTCAGGCAAGATGAAGTGGATGCTGCAGAGAAGACAAGCGCCTGTAACTGCAGTGCACATCGGAATCACGAGCCAGAAGCAATACCATGGACGCGAGGCCGGCCACGAGCTCCCGGTTTGGCGGAACCAATGGTCCGCCGCCCACCTGTTTCCCGAGGTGCTCGCGAAACCATTGGCCGCTGACGAGGTGGCACCGACGCACACCACGTCAACacatgtgtgtatatatatagctCGTTCTGCACAATCCTCCACGAACACTGACGACGTTCTTGAGGAGTTGTTCAAGTTTAAGCCACACAGCCGCAAAGGCAACGGAGTGGATTCAGAACGCAGGAGGACGGGGAGGATGAGGTTTGCGGTGGCGAACAAAGCGTACATGGCGGTGACGCTgggcgccgccatcgagctcAAGGAGCAGGTGGCCAAGCCGTGCTCGTCCGCGGCgaagcgccgcgccgcgccggtgctcgcggcggaggccggaagggtcgacggcggcgccgaggAGTCGCTGAGGATGGTCATGTACCTCAGCTGCTGGGGGCCAAGCTAG
- the LOC112883504 gene encoding uncharacterized protein LOC112883504: MAAPMSRVWAAATVAAVRAQRERAPSAGARDRLAGLAPQAAALAGARAAAGDGRRQAGADESLRKAMYLSCWGPS; this comes from the coding sequence ATGGCGGCGCCCATGAGCCGGGTGTGGGCGGCGGCCACGGTGGCCGCCGTGCGGGCGCAGCGGGAGAGGGCGCCCTCCGCCGGGGCGCGGGACCGGCTGGCGGGGCTCGCCCcccaggcggcggcgctggccggggcgcgcgcggccgccggcgacggccGCAGGCAGGCCGGCGCCGACGAGTCGCTCCGCAAGGCCATGTACCTCAGCTGCTGGGGCCCCAGCTGA
- the LOC112883503 gene encoding uncharacterized protein LOC112883503 has translation MAPRLLACFGRRGGGVTAAAGDEAAEDPQQQAAPGPVLVELFASQGCGASPEADAVASRLAQDSAEQEGGGGGPAVVVLAFHVDYWDHSGWKDPFASSAWTVRQKAYVEALRLDTLFTPQVVVQGRAHCVGTDQDALAQAVRDAPRFPAPAMKVTFQRPSPTTLNASFTGALRSRAEGAGGASVLAALYESGLVTDCGRGENKGKSLLNDHVVRRLEKVAAVREGASARKTVSGTVQFALWDGFRAAKCGVVLFVQNAALQVLGVQHFDLPDNV, from the exons ATGGCGCCAAGGCTGCTGGCGTGCTTCGgccgcaggggcggcggcgtgacggcggcggcgggggacgaGGCAGCAGAGGACCCGCAGCAGCAGGCCGCCCCCGGCCCGGTGCTGGTGGAGCTGTTCGCGTCGCAGGGGTGCGGGGCGTCGCCCGAGGCCGACGCGGTGGCGTCGCGGCTGGCGCAGGACTCCGCGGagcaggagggcggcggcggcggacccgCCGTGGTGGTGCTGGCGTTCCACGTCGACTACTGGGACCACAGCGGGTGGAAGGACCCCTTCGCGTCCAGCGCCTGGACCGTGCGCCAGAAGGCCTACGTGGAGGCGCTCCGCCTCGACACGCTCTTCACGCCGCAGGTCGTCGTGCAGGGCCGCGCGCACTGCGTCGGCACCGACCAGGACGCGCTCGCGCAGGCCGTCCGCGACGCGCCCAGGTTCCCGGCGCCAGCCATGAAG GTGACGTTCCAGCGGCCGAGCCCGACGACGCTGAATGCGTCCTTCACGGGCGCCCTGCGCAGCCGCGccgagggcgccggcggcgcgagCGTGCTGGCGGCGCTGTACGAGAGCGGGCTGGTGACCGACTGCGGGCGCGGCGAGAACAAGGGCAAGTCGCTGCTGAACGACCACGTGGTGCGCCGCCTGGAGAAGGTGGCCGCCGTGCGGGAGGGCGCCTCGGCGAGGAAGACGGTCTCCGGGACAGTGCAGTTCGCGCTCTGGGACGGCTTCCGCGCCGCCAAGTGCGGCGTCGTCCTCTTCGTCCAGAACGCCGCGCTGCAGGTGCTCGGCGTCCAGCACTTCGACCTCCCCGACAACGTCTGA
- the LOC112882232 gene encoding sugar transport protein MST6, giving the protein MAGGVVVNTGGGKDYPGKLTMFVLLACIVAATGGLIFGYDIGISGGVTSMNPFLMKFFPSVYRKEQEAERNQSNQYCKFDSQLLTMFTSSLYLAALVASFFAATVTRVAGRKWSMFGGGVTFLIGAALNGAAKDVIMLILGRVLLGIGVGFANQSVPVYLSEMAPARLRGMLNIGFQLMITIGILCANLINYGTAKIKGGWGWRVSLALAAVPAAIIAVGALFLPDTPNSLIERGHTDSAKRMLKRVRGTEDVEEEYNDLVAASEESKLVAHPWRNILQPRYRPQLVMAIVIPMFQQLTGINVIMFYAPVLFKTLGFADDASLMSAVITGLVNVFATFVSIVTVDRLGRRKLFLQGGAQMLACQIVVGSLIGAKFGFSGVAEIPKAYAAIVVLFICAYVAGFAWSWGPLGWLVPSEIFPLEIRSAGQSINVSVNMLCTFIIAQAFLPMLCRFKFILFFFFGAWVVVMTIFVALFLPETKNVPIEEMVLVWKSHWYWGRFIRDEDVHVGADLEMRGANGNGKLGGGAQ; this is encoded by the exons ATGGCCGGCGGCGTGGTGGTGAATACCGGAGGGGGGAAGGACTACCCCGGCAAGCTCACCATGTTCGTGCTCCTCGCCTGCATCGTCGCCGCCACCGgcggcctcatcttcggatatgACATCGGCATCTCCG GTGGCGTGACGTCGATGAACCCGTTCCTGATGAAGTTCTTCCCGTCGGTTTACCGCAAGGAGCAGGAGGCGGAGCGCAACCAGAGCAACCAGTACTGCAAGTTCGACAGCCAGCTGCTGACCATGTTCACCTCCTCGCTCTACCTCGCCGCGCTCGTGGCCTCCTTCTTCGCCGCCACGGTGACGCGCGTGGCCGGGCGCAAGTGGTCCATGTTCGGCGGCGGCGTGACGTTCCTGATCGGCGCCGCGCTCAACGGCGCCGCCAAGGACGTGATCATGCTCATCCTCGGCCGCGTCCTGCTCGGCATCGGCGTCGGCTTCGCCAACCAGTCCGTGCCGGTGTACCTGTCGGAGATGGCCCCGGCGCGCCTCCGCGGGATGCTCAACATCGGGTTCCAGCTCATGATCACCATCGGCATCCTGTGTGCCAACCTCATCAACTACGGCACCGCCAAGATCAAGGGCGGCTGGGGCTGGCGCGTGAGCCTCGCGCTGGCGGCGGTGCCGGCGGCCATCATCGCCGTGGGCGCGCTGTTCCTGCCCGACACCCCCAACTCCCTGATCGAGCGCGGCCACACCGACTCCGCCAAGCGGATGCtgaagcgcgtgcgcggcacggagGACGTGGAGGAGGAGTACAACGACCTGGTGGCCGCCAGCGAGGAGTCCAAGCTGGTGGCCCACCCGTGGCGCAACATCCTGCAGCCGCGCTACCGCCCGCAGCTGGTCATGGCCATCGTCATCCCCATGTTCCAGCAGCTCACGGGCATCAACGTCATCATGTTCTACGCGCCGGTGCTCTTCAAGACGCTGGGCTTCGCCGACGACGCCTCGCTCATGTCCGCCGTGATCACGGGCCTCGTCAACGTCTTCGCCACCTTCGTGTCCATCGTCACCGTGGACCGCCTCGGGCGCCGCAAGCTGTTCCTGCAGGGCGGCGCCCAGATGCTCGCCTGCCAGATCGTCGTCGGCAGCCTGATCGGCGCCAAGTTCGGGTTCTCCGGCGTCGCCGAGATCCCCAAGGCGTACGCCGCCATCGTGGTGCTCTTCATCTGCGCGTACGTGGCCGGGTTCGCCTGGTCGTGGGGCCCCCTCGGGTGGCTGGTGCCCAGCGAGATCTTCCCGCTAGAGATCCGGTCGGCGGGGCAGAGCATCAACGTGTCCGTGAACATGCTGTGCACCTTCATCATCGCGCAGGCGTTCCTCCCCATGCTGTGCCGCTTCAAGTtcatcctcttcttcttcttcggcgcCTGGGTGGTGGTGATGACCATCTTCGTGGCGCTGTTCCTGCCGGAGACCAAGAACGTGCCCATCGAGGAGATGGTGCTCGTGTGGAAGTCGCACTGGTACTGGGGCCGCTTCATCCGCGACGAGGACGTGCACGTCGGCGCCGACCTCGAGATGCGCGGCGCCAACGGCAACGgcaagctcggcggcggcgcccagtAG